A region of Candidatus Bathyarchaeia archaeon DNA encodes the following proteins:
- a CDS encoding Ig-like domain-containing protein yields MKSILPLLLLIIILASQLPVQVGGQAGTRLSLYVAPDKLAADGGLYESLLIRLEDENGPTVAPSDIPIILTSSDEKVASVDLQLTMPKGHSYIVTGIRTTKTPGTVTITAASPWIPAASIMVTTITPTGAPTKLGIYAGPTSILAEPTQTSYITVRLEDARGLPAKSPSDIEVSLTLSEPKVGSIDSYVIIRAGEFQTATTFRATYTPGSTKVTASVEGYPVASVTITTVGTAPTKLAVYALPSSLHIQDKPGLLIVQLQGDTGNLAKAPSDILVTLTSNSPNIANPEGPATIRKGESQAVSYLIPRSAAGQVIITAAAEGYTLGSTTITISAETGSASSASVTIAGCKIPSDRGSYKVIAIQLLTSGGKPAKASYLTLVAVSSSNSEVGSVSSDLVYVEGGSSYTIATFKTTHKPGTTTITATASGYSATAATLTTVGSSPTKIGLITTPPNIYADNATYKSLVVQLQDSTGAPVKAPNSLTVSLYSSNLEVGSVDPSITIHAGSSSAVANFYSTRLAGSTTISSLAEGYTVEAATVTTYKPEPQAFALFALPSEVYADGTSYDSIYIQPRDSAGLPAIPWSDITVHLTSSNYAVGDVDPTVNIPAGKSLVVTKFHSGFSTGETTINALSSGLSATTLKVSTIPALPTGPQISVTVKATPEIIHVGGESILEITAMSGGNPLPNAKVELSVDLGSLSATSLTTGMNGQTNAIYSSNQQGEATVTVTVSKQGYQSCSETLGITVSEAPLLTSNLVYLLTAAGAAAAVTILLLRSGRLRLPIKLRLSLPK; encoded by the coding sequence CCAGGTTGAGCCTTTATGTAGCCCCTGATAAATTGGCTGCTGATGGTGGACTCTACGAGAGTCTTTTGATTCGATTAGAAGATGAAAATGGGCCGACTGTAGCGCCCTCTGACATTCCGATAATCCTCACATCCTCAGATGAGAAGGTTGCAAGCGTAGATCTTCAACTTACAATGCCGAAGGGTCATAGCTATATTGTAACAGGAATTCGAACAACGAAGACCCCTGGCACGGTTACGATCACCGCAGCCTCTCCCTGGATTCCTGCGGCATCAATAATGGTTACCACCATAACCCCTACAGGGGCGCCCACAAAGTTAGGCATCTATGCAGGCCCAACCTCGATCCTGGCTGAACCGACCCAAACAAGCTATATAACAGTTCGACTGGAGGATGCGAGGGGGCTCCCTGCGAAGTCGCCCTCAGATATCGAAGTCTCCCTCACTCTCTCGGAACCCAAAGTTGGGTCTATCGATAGTTACGTCATCATACGTGCGGGAGAGTTTCAGACTGCGACCACATTCCGCGCCACCTATACCCCAGGAAGTACGAAGGTCACAGCGTCAGTTGAGGGTTACCCGGTAGCCTCTGTCACCATAACGACTGTGGGTACTGCGCCTACAAAACTGGCCGTATACGCCCTTCCATCAAGCCTTCACATTCAAGACAAGCCTGGGCTGCTGATCGTTCAGCTACAAGGCGACACTGGAAACCTAGCTAAGGCTCCGTCTGACATACTTGTAACCCTTACATCTAACAGCCCCAATATTGCCAACCCTGAGGGCCCTGCAACAATTCGTAAAGGTGAAAGCCAAGCTGTCAGCTACTTGATTCCAAGGTCAGCTGCAGGTCAAGTTATTATTACCGCCGCCGCTGAGGGGTACACTTTAGGTTCCACCACAATCACCATATCGGCGGAGACTGGAAGCGCAAGTAGCGCGTCGGTTACTATAGCAGGTTGCAAAATACCATCCGATAGGGGGTCCTATAAAGTGATCGCAATACAGCTACTGACGAGCGGCGGCAAACCCGCAAAGGCTTCCTACCTAACTTTAGTGGCAGTCTCGTCTTCGAACAGCGAAGTGGGTTCAGTAAGCTCGGATTTGGTTTATGTAGAGGGGGGAAGCAGTTACACCATAGCCACGTTCAAAACTACACATAAACCGGGGACTACCACCATAACTGCCACCGCCTCAGGGTATAGCGCAACCGCAGCTACATTAACTACGGTCGGCTCCTCGCCAACAAAGATAGGCCTCATCACAACTCCACCAAATATATACGCCGACAACGCAACATACAAATCTCTAGTAGTTCAATTACAGGACTCCACGGGAGCACCAGTCAAAGCTCCAAATAGCCTCACCGTATCGCTCTATTCTTCAAATCTCGAGGTAGGCAGTGTTGACCCGAGCATAACAATCCATGCTGGCAGCAGTAGCGCGGTTGCTAACTTCTACTCGACGAGATTAGCCGGTAGCACCACGATATCATCTCTAGCTGAAGGCTATACGGTCGAGGCTGCCACGGTGACCACCTATAAACCTGAACCTCAAGCCTTCGCTCTGTTCGCCCTCCCAAGTGAGGTCTACGCGGATGGAACAAGTTATGACTCCATCTACATTCAACCACGAGATTCTGCCGGTTTACCAGCGATCCCATGGTCGGACATTACTGTACACCTTACATCCTCTAACTATGCGGTAGGTGATGTGGATCCAACAGTTAACATCCCGGCTGGAAAGAGCCTAGTTGTTACTAAATTCCACTCCGGTTTCAGCACTGGGGAGACGACAATAAATGCTCTCTCCAGCGGACTCTCAGCCACTACACTTAAAGTATCCACTATACCAGCATTGCCAACTGGCCCCCAAATCTCCGTCACGGTTAAAGCAACCCCTGAGATCATTCATGTAGGCGGGGAGTCCATCTTAGAGATCACGGCTATGAGTGGCGGAAACCCTCTGCCCAACGCTAAAGTGGAGCTGAGCGTAGATCTCGGGTCACTTTCCGCAACATCCCTAACAACTGGCATGAATGGGCAAACAAACGCAATATACTCTTCAAACCAACAGGGTGAAGCAACCGTCACAGTGACTGTCAGCAAGCAAGGATATCAAAGCTGCAGTGAAACTCTAGGTATAACAGTCTCTGAAGCCCCCTTGCTTACTTCTAACCTAGTATACCTCCTCACCGCTGCGGGAGCTGCGGCGGCGGTGACCATACTTCTCCTCAGATCAGGGAGGTTAAGACTTCCGATAAAACTTAGACTCAGTCTACCAAAATAG